In the Apteryx mantelli isolate bAptMan1 chromosome 1, bAptMan1.hap1, whole genome shotgun sequence genome, one interval contains:
- the SOX1 gene encoding LOW QUALITY PROTEIN: transcription factor SOX-1 (The sequence of the model RefSeq protein was modified relative to this genomic sequence to represent the inferred CDS: deleted 1 base in 1 codon) → MYSMMMETDLHSPGGAQAPTNLSGQTGAGGGGGGGGGNKANQDRVKRPMNAFMVWSRGQRRKMAQENPKMHNSEISKRLGAEWKVMSEAEKRPFIDEAKRLRALHMKEHPDYKYRPRRKTKTLLKKDKYSLAGGLLSAGSAGGGPAGVGVGMGVGVSPGGVGQRLESPGGTASGGYAHMNGWANGAYPGSVAAAAAAAAMMQEAQLAYSQHPGTGGHPHHPHPHHPHHPHNPQPMHRYDMGALQYSPISNSQGYMSASPSGYGALPYGSQPHQNSAAAAAAAAAAAAASSGALGALGSLVKSEPSVSPPVTSHSRAPCPGDLREMISMYLPAGEGGDPAAAAAQSRLHSLPQHYQSASTGVNGTVPLTHI, encoded by the exons ATGTACAGCATGATGATGGAAACGGACTTGCACTCCCCCGGCGGAGCCCAGGCC CCCACGAACCTCTCGGGGCAAAccggcgcgggaggcggcggcggaggcggcggggggaaCAAAGCGAACCAGGACCGGGTCAAGAGACCCATGAACGCCTTCATGGTGTGGTCGCGGGGCCAGCGGCGGAAGATGGCCCAGGAGAACCCCAAAATGCACAACTCGGAGATCAGCAAGCGCCTGGGGGCCGAGTGGAAAGTCATGTCCGAGGCCGAGAAGAGACCGTTCATCGACGAGGCGaagcggctgcgggcgctgcacATGAAGGAGCACCCGGATTATAAATACCGGCCCCGGAGGAAGACCAAGACCCTGCTCAAGAAGGACAAGTACTCGCTGGCCGGGGGGCTGCTCAGCGCCGGCtcggccgggggcggcccggccggcgTCGGCGTGGGCATGGGCGTCGGCGTGAGCCCCGGCGGCGTCGGGCAGCGGCTGGAGAGCCCCGGCGGCACGGCGAGCGGCGGCTACGCGCACATGAACGGCTGGGCCAACGGCGCCTACCCGGgctcggtggcggcggcggcggcggcggcggcgatgatGCAGGAGGCGCAGCTCGCCTACAGCCAGCACCCGGGCACCGGGGGGCACCCGCACCACCCGCACCCGCACCACCCGCACCACCCGCACAACCCGCAGCCCATGCACCGCTACGACATGGGCGCCCTGCAGTACAGCCCCATCTCCAACTCGCAGGGCTACATGAGCGCCTCGCCCTCGGGCTACGGCGCGCTGCCCTACGGCTCGCAGCCCCACCAGaactcggcggcggcggcggcggcggcggcggcggcggcggcggcctcctcGGGGGCGCTGGGCGCCCTGGGCTCGCTGGTCAAGTCCGAGCCGAGCGTGAGCCCGCCCGTCACCTCGCACTCGCGGGCCCCGTGCCCCGGGGACCTGCGGGAGATGATCAGTATGTACTTACCGGCCGGGGAAGGAGGGGatccggcggccgccgccgcccagaGCCGGCTCCACTCCCTGCCGCAGCACTACCAGAGCGCCAGCACGGGGGTGAACGGCACGGTCCCCTTGACACACATCTGA